CCGGAAACCATCCAGCAGTGGGCCAAGGACAACCAGGAAACCGAGTGGCGAAAGCAGGCCCTGGACTCCATGCAAGGCCGGATCCTGACCATCGGATGGGCCATAGGCGACGACCCGGCCCAGGCCATGACCGTGGGACTGGACGACATCGAGGACGAAGCCGATTTGCTGCGTACCTTTCAAGAACTGCTTCTGGACCATCCCATCGATATTTCCCGCCTGGACTGGGTGGGCCACAACATCCGGACCTTCGACCTGCCCTGGATCTGGCGAAAGTCCCTCAAATACCGCTTGCATTCCCTGGCCCGGATCATTCCCAGGGCCAAATTCGACAAGCGGATCCAAGACACTTTGGAGCTGTGGGCGGCCGACTTCCGGGACCGGGTGAGCATGGACGACATTGCCAATTTTCTGGGGATCAGCGGTAAGACCGAAGGAGTGGACGGTTCCAA
This region of Desulfovermiculus halophilus DSM 18834 genomic DNA includes:
- a CDS encoding ribonuclease H-like domain-containing protein gives rise to the protein MEIYIDIETLPGLIQPSIDDLIAKAPGNLKKPETIQQWAKDNQETEWRKQALDSMQGRILTIGWAIGDDPAQAMTVGLDDIEDEADLLRTFQELLLDHPIDISRLDWVGHNIRTFDLPWIWRKSLKYRLHSLARIIPRAKFDKRIQDTLELWAADFRDRVSMDDIANFLGISGKTEGVDGSKVFDLWQEGYLQIINDYCAQDVEVTRNVHRIITGQPVLEEAV